In the genome of Deltaproteobacteria bacterium, one region contains:
- a CDS encoding protease modulator HflK — protein sequence MTRSTRNRTLLGGALLLAGWLALGIYNVESDESAVAYVLGKAVGRDVLPGIHWNPPWPLGQVVVARTATNFLIPVEHREPTGNVTGASESLWLLGDTNVIVGRLGIQYSIGSLTRFEVSHEDPRELLRRAGRRIVTRFLAGESVDAALTTRRNELLDTVQRRVQAILDDHGSGIEIQSVNVEALAPPEQGGVRQAFQEVQSALADKERVVDEARADRAQILAEAEGEAEHRVTQAEAARHRRVEIAKGEGERFLRLAREHRKTPGLTEERLYLETIEEILPRMDTYVVQAGPDGKVNLRVVR from the coding sequence ATGACCCGAAGCACACGAAACCGGACGCTTCTCGGCGGCGCTCTCCTGCTCGCCGGCTGGCTCGCCCTCGGGATCTACAACGTCGAATCCGACGAGAGCGCGGTGGCTTACGTCCTCGGCAAGGCCGTGGGCCGCGACGTGCTTCCGGGCATCCATTGGAACCCGCCGTGGCCGCTCGGGCAGGTGGTGGTGGCGCGGACGGCCACGAACTTCCTGATACCGGTGGAACACCGGGAGCCGACAGGCAACGTCACGGGCGCGTCCGAGTCCCTCTGGCTGCTGGGCGACACCAACGTCATCGTCGGCCGGCTGGGCATCCAGTACAGCATCGGCAGCCTGACGCGCTTCGAGGTGTCGCACGAGGACCCGCGGGAGCTGCTGCGCCGGGCCGGGCGCCGGATCGTGACCCGGTTCCTCGCCGGCGAGAGCGTGGACGCGGCCCTCACCACCCGGCGGAACGAGCTCCTGGACACGGTGCAGCGGCGGGTGCAAGCGATACTCGATGATCACGGTTCGGGAATCGAGATCCAGTCGGTGAACGTCGAGGCGCTGGCGCCGCCGGAGCAGGGCGGCGTGCGGCAGGCCTTCCAGGAGGTGCAGAGCGCGCTGGCGGACAAGGAGCGGGTGGTGGACGAGGCGCGCGCCGACCGCGCCCAGATCCTCGCGGAAGCCGAGGGAGAGGCGGAGCATCGCGTGACCCAGGCCGAGGCCGCGCGCCATCGGCGCGTGGAGATCGCCAAGGGCGAAGGGGAGCGTTTCCTCCGCCTCGCGCGGGAGCACCGCAAGACCCCCGGGCTCACCGAGGAACGGCTCTATCTGGAAACCATCGAGGAGATCCTGCCGCGCATGGACACCTACGTGGTCCAGGCCGGCCCGGACGGAAAGGTCAACCTGCGCGTGGTGCGGTGA